In Flavobacterium praedii, the DNA window TGCCCCCCATTTGATGAAAATCCATACCCCACAACTTCGGCCAAAATAGTTGCCCCTCTCTTCATAGCTGATTCGTAGGATTCTAAAATCAAAGTAGCACCACCACCACTTGGAATTAAACCATCACGATTAATATCAAAAGGTCTTGACGCTTTTGTAGGTTCATCTTCTCTAGCAGAAAAAACACCCAAACCATCAAAACTACTCATGGCATATTTATTGATTTCTTGTGCACCTCCACAAATTATGATATCCTGAAACCCACTTTTTATCAAAAAATAAGCCAATCCTATGGAATGAGATCCGCTAGCACAAGCTGCACTAACTGTCAAATTAATCCCCCTTAACTTAAAAATTGTTGAGAGATTCATCGTAACTGTAGAATTCATGGATTTGAAAATAGCTCCTGAACCTATCAAAGTAGTATCTTTTTTTTCACGAATAATATCTGTGGCTTCAATAACAGCCTTAGACACACTATCGTTACCATACATAATTCCTACTTCGTTTGTTTCAAAAAAAGCATCGTCGATATTCGCATTTTTTAATGCCTCTACCGTCGCCATATAGGCATATTCTGTTTCTTCCCCTAAACTTATTCTTTGTCTTCTGGTAAGTAAATTTTTCAAATCTGGTTTTGGAACCATACCGGTTAAAGCGGATCGAAATCCGAATTCTTTGCGTTCTGTATCAAACGAAATTCCTGATTTTCCTTGGTACAAAGACTCTTTTACCTCATCTAATGATGTTCCTATACAAGAATAAATTCCCATTCCTGTGATGACAACTCTCTTATTCATTCTCTTTATACTATTTTATGAATAAATTCCACCATTTATATTTATAATCTCTCCCGTAATATAGCTTGATTTTTTGGAAACTAGAAAACTAACCAAATCCGCCACTTCTTCTGCTTCTCCAAAACGATTTACAGGTACCATCTTTATTAATTCTTTTTCGTCTAGAGCACTAGTCATGTCTGTTTTAATAAAACCTGGAGCTACAGCATTTACTGTGATATTTCTTTTGGCCACTTCTTGTGCCAAAGCTTTAGTAGCAGCCACTAAGGCCCCTTTTGCAGCAGAATAATTAGTCTGTCCAGCAGTTCCTTTTACTCCCGAAAGCGACACCATATTTACAATTCGCCCGTATTTATTGCGCAACATTTTTTGCATAAAAAAGTTGGTCACATTAAAAAATCCGTTCAAACTCGTATTCACAACACTAGACCAATCTTCTGGACTCATCCACATGAACAAACCATCCTTTGTTATTCCTGCATTATTTATAATTGCTTCAACAATTGCTTCTGGATTTGCTTCTTGCCATTGTGTCAATACCGATTGTACTTCATCAAAATTGGCTACATCAAATTGAATGATTTCACCAGTAGCTCCATTTGCGATTACTTTCTCTAAAGTTTTTTCGGCAGCTTCTTTATTGGAATGATAATTAATCAAAATATGATAACTGCTATCATGTGCTAATTTTTCACAAATAGCGCTACCAATTCCTCTAGAACCTCCTGTTATCAATGCACATTTCATACTTTTATTTTAAATTACTTCGTCAGTTCACCCTTTGGATTCCTGTCTAGATTTTAGATTATTATGGAGGGATTAGTTATTAATCAAATATTCTTTTACTTTTTGTACAAAAGGATACATAACCTGATCTTTTTCAAACTTTGGAATAATGACACGAATATCATCGTATATTTTTCTGGTTACAGATGAAATTTGATCTTTTTGTTCCAAACAATCGATTGCTTGAACAATGGTTATCAATTCGATAGCCAAAACTTCAAATGCGTTTTCAATCACTTTTGATGTAATTACGGCAGCATTGGTTCCCATACTTACAATATCCTGATTGTCATTGTTATTTGGAATACTATGAACATACATCGGATTCGACAACATCTGATTTTCTGCTGTTGTTGAAGTGGCTGTAAATTGCACACCTTGCATTCCAAAATTAAATCCTAAAGTTCCCAAATTCACAAAAGGAGGTAGAATTTCGTTTATTTTTGAATTCAGCAAATA includes these proteins:
- a CDS encoding beta-ketoacyl-[acyl-carrier-protein] synthase family protein, with product MNKRVVITGMGIYSCIGTSLDEVKESLYQGKSGISFDTERKEFGFRSALTGMVPKPDLKNLLTRRQRISLGEETEYAYMATVEALKNANIDDAFFETNEVGIMYGNDSVSKAVIEATDIIREKKDTTLIGSGAIFKSMNSTVTMNLSTIFKLRGINLTVSAACASGSHSIGLAYFLIKSGFQDIIICGGAQEINKYAMSSFDGLGVFSAREDEPTKASRPFDINRDGLIPSGGGATLILESYESAMKRGATILAEVVGYGFSSNGGHISTPNVDGPSIAMQRALDEAGLQPSEVDYINAHATSTPVGDENEAKAIFQVFGESNPYVSSTKSMTGHECWMAGASEVIYSVLMMQNDFIAPNINLETPDEDAAKLNLVKTTLNKKFDIFLSNSFGFGGTNSALVVKKYKKSNEQGSNRSEN
- the fabG gene encoding 3-oxoacyl-ACP reductase FabG — translated: MKCALITGGSRGIGSAICEKLAHDSSYHILINYHSNKEAAEKTLEKVIANGATGEIIQFDVANFDEVQSVLTQWQEANPEAIVEAIINNAGITKDGLFMWMSPEDWSSVVNTSLNGFFNVTNFFMQKMLRNKYGRIVNMVSLSGVKGTAGQTNYSAAKGALVAATKALAQEVAKRNITVNAVAPGFIKTDMTSALDEKELIKMVPVNRFGEAEEVADLVSFLVSKKSSYITGEIININGGIYS